A genomic region of Lysinibacillus sp. 2017 contains the following coding sequences:
- the thrS gene encoding threonine--tRNA ligase, translated as MSEMIQLTFPDGAVKEFAKGTSTLDVAGSISPGLKKSTLAGKINGTLIDAKTGIEEDGAIEIITNKSPEGLEILRHSTAHLTAQAVKRLYPDVKLGIGPVIDSGFYYDIDSPTPITAEDLPAIEKEMKKIIAENIEIDRKNVSRDEAQKIYEEVGDEYKLELLEAIPADDQVSIYYQGDFFDLCRGVHVPSTGKLKEFKLLSLAGAYWRGNSDNKMLQRIYGTAFFTKDELKHHIQMLEEAKERDHRKIGKELELFMTSQTVGQGLPLWLPNGATIRRTIERYIVDKELALGYKHVYTPVLGSKKLYETSGHWDHYQDGMFPPMEMDNETLVLRPMNCPHHMMVFKNGLHSYRHLPLRIAELGTMHRYEMSGAVSGLQRVRGMTLNDAHIFVRPDQIKSEFKKVVELILDVYKDFDLTDYSFRLSYRDPNNKEKYFDDDEMWETAQRMLKEAMDELGLDYFEAEDEAAFYGPKLDVQVKTAIGKEETLSTAQLDFLLPQRFDLSYIGEDGQPQRPVVIHRGVVSTMERFVAFLIEEYKGAFPTWLAPVQATIIPVSNSVHYDYAREVQEKLVAAGIRVEMDDREEKLGYKIREAQMQKIPYMLVLGDKEVAEASVNIRRYGSKDSETISFDEFLANIKAEATK; from the coding sequence ATGTCAGAAATGATTCAATTAACATTCCCAGATGGCGCAGTAAAGGAATTTGCTAAAGGAACTTCAACTTTAGATGTTGCAGGTTCAATTAGCCCAGGTCTTAAAAAATCAACATTAGCTGGTAAAATTAACGGCACTTTAATCGATGCAAAAACAGGTATCGAAGAAGACGGTGCTATCGAGATTATTACAAATAAATCTCCTGAGGGCTTAGAAATTCTACGTCACTCAACTGCTCACTTAACAGCACAAGCAGTAAAACGTCTATACCCAGATGTAAAATTAGGTATCGGTCCAGTAATCGATTCAGGTTTCTACTATGATATCGATTCGCCAACACCAATTACAGCGGAAGATTTACCAGCAATCGAAAAAGAAATGAAAAAAATCATTGCTGAAAACATCGAAATCGATCGTAAAAATGTTTCTCGTGATGAAGCACAAAAAATTTACGAAGAAGTGGGCGACGAGTACAAATTAGAACTACTTGAAGCCATCCCAGCAGATGACCAAGTGTCAATCTACTATCAAGGTGATTTCTTCGACCTTTGCCGTGGGGTACACGTACCATCTACAGGTAAATTAAAAGAGTTTAAACTATTATCTTTAGCGGGTGCTTACTGGCGCGGGAACTCAGACAATAAAATGTTACAACGTATTTACGGTACAGCCTTCTTCACTAAAGATGAATTAAAACACCATATTCAAATGCTTGAAGAAGCAAAAGAGCGTGATCACCGAAAAATCGGTAAAGAATTAGAACTTTTCATGACTTCTCAAACTGTAGGTCAAGGTTTACCATTATGGTTACCAAACGGTGCAACAATCCGTCGTACTATTGAGCGTTATATCGTAGATAAAGAATTAGCTTTAGGTTACAAACACGTTTACACACCAGTACTTGGTTCTAAAAAATTATATGAAACTTCTGGTCACTGGGATCATTATCAAGACGGCATGTTCCCTCCAATGGAAATGGACAACGAAACATTAGTATTACGTCCAATGAACTGTCCTCACCATATGATGGTATTCAAAAACGGCTTACACTCTTATCGTCATTTACCATTACGTATCGCAGAACTTGGTACAATGCACCGTTACGAAATGTCTGGAGCAGTTTCAGGGTTACAACGTGTACGTGGGATGACTCTAAATGACGCACATATTTTCGTACGCCCAGACCAAATTAAATCGGAATTCAAAAAAGTAGTAGAATTAATTTTAGATGTATACAAAGACTTTGATTTAACAGACTACTCATTCCGTTTATCTTACCGTGACCCGAACAACAAAGAGAAATACTTCGATGATGATGAAATGTGGGAAACTGCACAACGCATGCTAAAAGAAGCAATGGATGAGCTTGGCTTAGACTACTTCGAAGCAGAAGATGAAGCAGCGTTCTACGGACCGAAATTAGATGTACAAGTGAAAACTGCAATTGGTAAAGAAGAAACTTTATCAACTGCTCAACTTGATTTCTTATTACCACAACGCTTTGACCTTTCTTACATTGGTGAAGATGGTCAACCGCAACGCCCAGTAGTAATTCACCGCGGTGTTGTATCAACAATGGAACGTTTTGTAGCCTTCTTAATCGAAGAATATAAAGGTGCCTTCCCAACTTGGTTAGCACCAGTTCAAGCGACTATTATTCCAGTATCAAATTCAGTGCACTACGATTATGCGCGTGAAGTACAAGAAAAATTAGTTGCAGCTGGTATTCGTGTAGAAATGGATGACCGTGAAGAAAAATTAGGTTATAAAATCCGCGAAGCACAAATGCAAAAAATTCCTTACATGTTAGTTTTAGGGGACAAAGAAGTTGCAGAGGCAAGCGTAAATATTCGTCGTTATGGCTCTAAAGATTCAGAAACAATTAGCTTCGATGAATTCTTAGCGAACATCAAAGCAGAAGCTACTAAGTAA
- the dnaI gene encoding primosomal protein DnaI, whose product MEPINNQLNEIKKRMPSFEERFEKMRRETIEHPKVQQFLKEHEDQVTKEMVDISLPKLYEYINQATSCCGCGNTKSCTNLLKGYVPTLYITRNVIDISYVPCEQKMREDERREVANMISSMHMPKDVLKATIKDLSINTSSRIKIANLAAEFVAEYKLTGELPKKGFYIYGEFGVGKSFVLGAIANELASLKVRSVVVFVPEFLREMKNAIGDNTLNEKIDYVKKAPVLMLDDIGAETMSSWTRDEILGTILHYRMSEELPTFITSNFEYNGLENHLKQSQKGDNEPMKAARIMERIKAVTTPVQLDGVNRRN is encoded by the coding sequence ATCGAACCGATTAACAATCAATTAAATGAAATAAAAAAAAGAATGCCTTCGTTTGAAGAACGTTTTGAAAAGATGCGCCGTGAAACAATCGAGCATCCAAAAGTACAGCAATTTTTAAAAGAGCATGAGGATCAAGTAACAAAAGAGATGGTCGATATTAGTTTGCCGAAGCTTTATGAATATATCAATCAAGCTACAAGTTGTTGTGGATGTGGTAATACGAAATCGTGTACGAATTTATTAAAAGGCTATGTTCCGACACTTTATATTACACGAAACGTAATTGATATTTCCTACGTGCCTTGTGAACAAAAAATGCGTGAAGATGAGCGCCGTGAAGTGGCGAATATGATTTCAAGTATGCATATGCCGAAAGACGTATTAAAAGCTACTATTAAAGATTTATCGATTAATACAAGTTCACGAATTAAAATTGCAAATTTAGCTGCTGAATTTGTTGCTGAATATAAACTGACGGGTGAGCTACCTAAAAAAGGTTTTTATATTTATGGAGAATTCGGGGTAGGAAAATCTTTTGTATTGGGTGCAATTGCAAATGAATTGGCTAGCTTAAAAGTTCGTTCTGTTGTTGTATTTGTACCTGAATTTTTACGTGAAATGAAAAATGCGATTGGTGATAATACATTAAATGAAAAAATCGATTATGTAAAAAAAGCACCTGTACTGATGCTCGATGATATTGGTGCTGAAACGATGTCATCATGGACACGTGATGAAATTTTAGGTACGATTTTACACTACCGTATGAGTGAAGAGTTACCGACATTTATAACATCGAATTTTGAATATAATGGATTAGAAAATCATTTAAAGCAATCGCAAAAAGGCGATAATGAACCGATGAAGGCTGCTCGAATTATGGAACGTATTAAAGCGGTAACGACTCCGGTTCAATTGGACGGAGTTAACCGCCGAAATTAA
- a CDS encoding replication initiation and membrane attachment family protein, translated as MVHFNELQPTDHFEITLPHALSTNERQLITLFYQPLTGPEPISLYLTLWAEAESHSPQQLTHYYLMNVLSMPLKKVFEARIALEAIGLLSTWRKDENTSRHFIYELVRPLDAPQFFKDPLLSMFLFSKIGEASYRKLRQRFLTKKSKENFEEVTRSFVDVYRPVNMSLPTDDYDETHKKTSDYPFYFEQFDFNLLKAGLSEQLIPSAALTIQAKETIAKLAFMYQLTPLQMQKVVISALDDHNKLTTERLKKAAADYYKLTISTEAPTLQKTFEPKQHIITKENLTKEQELLQYLETTPPVQVLRDVNNGKEPIPSTIQIAEDLVVKYSMPIGVVNVLLEYVMLSTDMKLPKNYVERIADHWNRKQLNTAKEAMDLARQERDKYAQWKQESTTVKQPNTTQPTKKSSYNRKNGRDEQVPDWFYKRHEKKEPEPEEGIDFEKERLKILKKLGQHDGVGE; from the coding sequence TCTACAAATGAACGTCAATTAATAACGCTTTTTTATCAGCCATTAACAGGTCCAGAGCCAATTAGTCTTTATTTAACATTATGGGCCGAAGCGGAAAGTCATTCACCACAGCAATTAACGCATTATTATTTGATGAATGTGCTGTCGATGCCATTAAAAAAAGTGTTTGAAGCACGTATTGCACTCGAGGCAATTGGCTTATTAAGCACATGGCGAAAAGACGAAAATACGAGCCGCCACTTTATTTATGAGCTTGTTCGACCACTGGATGCACCGCAATTTTTTAAAGATCCGCTATTATCGATGTTTTTATTTAGTAAAATTGGGGAGGCTTCTTATCGTAAACTCCGTCAACGCTTTTTAACTAAGAAAAGTAAAGAGAACTTTGAAGAAGTGACACGCTCATTTGTCGATGTCTATCGCCCAGTGAATATGAGCTTACCAACCGATGACTATGATGAAACACATAAGAAAACATCGGATTATCCGTTTTATTTTGAACAATTTGATTTCAACTTATTAAAAGCGGGTCTTTCCGAACAATTAATACCAAGTGCGGCTTTAACGATTCAAGCGAAAGAAACAATTGCGAAGCTTGCATTCATGTATCAATTAACACCTTTGCAAATGCAAAAGGTTGTTATTTCAGCACTGGATGACCACAATAAGTTAACGACAGAGCGTTTAAAAAAAGCAGCTGCAGATTATTATAAATTAACGATTTCTACTGAGGCTCCAACATTACAGAAAACATTTGAACCAAAGCAGCATATTATCACGAAAGAGAATTTAACAAAAGAGCAGGAGTTGCTTCAATATTTAGAAACGACACCACCTGTCCAAGTATTACGTGATGTAAATAACGGGAAAGAACCGATTCCCTCAACAATTCAAATTGCCGAAGATTTAGTGGTGAAATATAGTATGCCAATTGGGGTAGTCAATGTTTTATTAGAATACGTGATGCTATCAACAGACATGAAATTGCCTAAAAATTATGTTGAAAGAATTGCAGACCACTGGAATCGTAAGCAGTTAAATACAGCAAAAGAGGCAATGGATTTAGCGCGACAAGAACGCGATAAATATGCACAGTGGAAGCAAGAAAGTACAACAGTAAAACAACCAAATACGACACAGCCGACGAAAAAGTCTTCATACAACCGGAAAAATGGGCGAGATGAACAAGTACCAGATTGGTTTTATAAACGACATGAAAAAAAAGAGCCTGAACCAGAAGAAGGTATCGATTTTGAAAAGGAACGCTTAAAAATCTTAAAAAAACTTGGACAACATGATGGGGTAGGTGAATAA